CAACATTGACCGCCCCTATCACGTGCAAGTTCTTCAGCTTCTCGATCCCTTTGGGGGCTCTCACGCTAAACTGGTCCGCATTGAAAACCTTGCAGCATCCTCTTCTGAAAATGCGGCCGTTATGGTTGTTCATCCCTGACTCCGCCATCTTCTCATGCAACTTTTTGAAGTTGACGCCAGCTAGAAGATATCGCATCTTTTCCAGTTTGGCAATTCCTCTGGGAAGTTGTGTCACTTGTGTGCCTTGGATGTCCGATGTCTCCAGGTATCGAAGCTTCTGCAAGGACACAGCAGTGGCATAGGCCTACAGCTACTGTGTGGGGTTCGTCTGTCCCTCGTAGGGCTCATcctcggtgattttgaaaccacggggccactggagtgtttgaAGTGCTCTTGTAAAAGCTCTGGGCCCCTTAGGATCATCGGCGCTGTCGTCCGCATCATTGGCGACGGCGAGTGGCTCAACAGTTGAGTCTagattaccgtactcttgctcatactcctagcggtggcgtacttcctcttcatggcGACCTGAAGCAGCGTTCGTCGATACATCGTTGTGCATCTCGAAGAtcgttgaggtgcactcggacgtcctggtcgacctcctaggTTGTGTTGGCGATGATGTTCGACATGGTTGCCCCTAGATCTGCCGtggaggggttgcctatcatcgcggtgctggtcggtgaagcgactttggcGGCGATCGGTTCTTGTCAGTGGCTGATTGGCGAATCGAAGTTgcggagtatgaaggtctctgttcctggtggatctcattgacctgacagtgcgcCGCTTTGAGCATGACGACAACCTTGGCAACCTCTAGTGTCTGTgggagccgggcgagctcattggcggtcactgccagattggcgcttagagtcttgtagacgtcgtggccgtcaacacagACAAACTCACCATCGAGGTTGTGCTGGAGTggtcttccttgcgagtcaagctgctgctcggccctcgcaagggcagcctcatttgctcggTGCTACGCATGGTTGACTGTTTCGGTTCTCGCGAGCGGTGcattcctcctcggtttcgccattccaaggggggctatcgacgctgacattgaagattgcgccGCCACTGGAACGGAGGGGGAAGAAGTAGTCGGTGGACGTTTCGGTGATGGTCTCCATAGAGCCTTGGGACTCAGAGCCTGGATTCTCCTTCGAGATGGTCTGGAGGGACTGCTCCGGAGCATCGACTGACATGGAGCATGTTGACGACTGGCGAAGGCTGGTCGATGATCAGGTCGGtgggaggatggacatctccatcCTAGGTCGGCGAATatgtcccttagggcgtcttgGTAAGcggcggtggtgttggtgaacccgaagggtagggccatagcccctggagtttcccgagcagcctccgatagatctggatcagagggcgatcagcgctgaaccagagtgtccagagctgattcAGCGATGGCGAGGCAATCAGTgagcttcagaccaacctgatcgatagatgcgatcatatca
The genomic region above belongs to Miscanthus floridulus cultivar M001 unplaced genomic scaffold, ASM1932011v1 fs_275_4, whole genome shotgun sequence and contains:
- the LOC136531081 gene encoding disease resistance protein PIK6-NP-like, whose protein sequence is MKRKYATARSMSKSTKLRYLETSDIQGTQVTQLPRGIAKLEKMRYLLAGVNFKKLHEKMAESGMNNHNGRIFRRGCCKVFNADQFSVRAPKGIEKLKNLHVIGAVNVGKGNGVSRRLTKLTNLMNLRRLGARVTDLTEKEGDELCKSIGELDRLQSLELHSDSLDFLD